One genomic window of Prochlorococcus sp. MIT 0603 includes the following:
- the rplQ gene encoding 50S ribosomal protein L17 has product MRHQLRLPQLGRPADQRKALLRGLTTQLIREGRVTTTKARAKALRDEVERMIGLAKDGSLAARRRAIGYIYDKKLVHSLFDKAQDRYGDRKGGYTRIVRTVPRRGDNAEMAIIELV; this is encoded by the coding sequence ATGAGACATCAACTACGACTTCCTCAGCTTGGTAGACCAGCTGATCAAAGAAAGGCTTTGTTGCGTGGTTTAACTACACAGCTGATTCGTGAAGGCCGAGTAACAACAACAAAAGCAAGGGCTAAAGCACTTAGAGATGAAGTTGAGAGAATGATTGGTTTGGCTAAAGATGGTTCTCTTGCTGCAAGAAGGAGGGCTATTGGATATATATACGACAAAAAGTTAGTACATTCCCTTTTTGACAAGGCTCAAGATCGTTATGGTGATCGAAAAGGTGGATATACTAGAATTGTCAGAACAGTTCCTAGAAGAGGAGATAACGCAGAAATGGCAATTATCGAACTGGTCTAA
- a CDS encoding DNA-directed RNA polymerase subunit alpha — translation MLQYQIDRIDHQVADDRSQTGIFLIGPLERGQATTLGNSLRRVLMGGLEGSAVTAVRISGVNHEYATVPGVREDVLDILLNCKELTVNSRSQELEIGRLVATGPAEVKARDLNFSSQVQVVDTERPIATVHSGHSLELELHVERGVGYRPVDRSNDETSAIDLLQIDAVFMPVKKVNFTIDETAVSEGGSTRERLRLEVVTDGSITPDDAVAEAANQLIELFQPLATVTMVEEIPPEPEPAAEAQIPLEELNLSVRAYNCLKRAQVNSVSDLMGFSYEDLLEIKNFGSKSADEVIEALERIGISIPQSRTSA, via the coding sequence GTGTTGCAATACCAGATTGATCGGATCGACCATCAAGTTGCTGATGATCGTTCCCAAACAGGAATATTCCTAATTGGACCTCTGGAGAGAGGTCAAGCAACAACTTTAGGCAATTCTCTTCGAAGAGTCCTTATGGGAGGCCTCGAGGGCAGTGCAGTTACAGCAGTACGTATTTCTGGTGTAAACCATGAATATGCAACAGTACCTGGGGTTAGAGAAGATGTCTTAGATATTTTATTGAATTGCAAAGAGCTAACAGTTAATAGTAGAAGTCAAGAGCTTGAAATTGGGCGCCTAGTTGCCACAGGTCCAGCTGAAGTTAAAGCTAGAGATTTGAACTTTTCTTCTCAAGTTCAAGTAGTTGATACTGAGCGTCCAATAGCTACAGTCCATTCTGGTCATAGCCTTGAATTAGAGCTTCATGTTGAAAGAGGAGTGGGTTATAGGCCAGTAGATCGAAGTAATGATGAGACCTCTGCTATTGATTTACTGCAGATTGATGCGGTTTTTATGCCAGTTAAAAAAGTCAATTTCACTATTGATGAGACTGCAGTATCAGAAGGTGGCTCCACACGTGAAAGATTACGTTTAGAGGTTGTTACTGATGGTTCGATTACTCCTGATGATGCTGTTGCAGAAGCAGCTAATCAGTTGATAGAGCTTTTTCAACCTCTTGCAACTGTTACTATGGTTGAAGAGATACCTCCTGAACCCGAACCTGCTGCTGAAGCTCAGATTCCTTTAGAAGAGTTAAATCTTTCAGTTAGAGCATATAACTGCCTCAAGAGAGCACAAGTTAATTCAGTTTCTGATTTAATGGGATTTAGTTATGAGGATCTACTAGAGATTAAAAACTTTGGTTCCAAATCAGCCGATGAAGTTATAGAAGCTTTAGAGCGTATAGGTATTTCAATTCCTCAGAGCAGAACTTCTGCCTGA
- the rpsK gene encoding 30S ribosomal protein S11, translating to MATPTKKTGSKKSKRNVPNGVVHIQSTFNNTIVSITDTNGEVVSWSSAGASGFKGARKGTPFAAQTAAEAAARRALDQGMRQIEVLVRGPGSGRETAIRALQVAGLEITLIRDVTPLPHNGCRRAKRRRV from the coding sequence ATGGCCACACCAACAAAGAAAACAGGTTCAAAAAAGTCCAAGCGCAACGTCCCTAATGGTGTTGTGCACATTCAGAGCACCTTTAATAACACAATTGTTTCTATCACTGATACGAACGGAGAAGTTGTCTCTTGGTCATCAGCCGGTGCAAGTGGTTTTAAAGGAGCTAGAAAAGGGACACCATTTGCAGCCCAAACTGCTGCCGAGGCAGCAGCTAGGCGAGCTCTTGATCAAGGCATGCGTCAGATCGAGGTCCTCGTAAGAGGGCCAGGTTCTGGTCGAGAAACAGCCATTCGCGCATTGCAAGTAGCTGGTCTTGAAATCACATTGATTAGAGATGTGACCCCTCTTCCACACAATGGATGTAGAAGGGCTAAGCGCAGACGCGTTTAG
- the rpsM gene encoding 30S ribosomal protein S13, with amino-acid sequence MARIAGIDIPREKRVEIALTYIYGIGLTRAQKILTQTGVNPDIRVKDLNDGDVQKLRAATESFTIEGDLRRQEGMALKRLQDIGCVRGRRHRMSLPVRGQRTRTNARTRRGSRKTVAGRKK; translated from the coding sequence GTGGCAAGAATCGCTGGCATTGACATACCCCGTGAAAAACGGGTTGAAATTGCCCTCACCTATATCTATGGGATTGGTTTAACCCGAGCCCAAAAGATCCTGACTCAAACGGGGGTTAATCCTGACATACGTGTTAAGGACTTAAATGATGGAGATGTTCAAAAGCTTAGAGCAGCTACTGAATCTTTTACAATTGAAGGTGATTTACGTCGTCAGGAGGGCATGGCTCTTAAACGACTGCAGGACATAGGATGTGTTCGTGGTCGTCGCCATAGGATGAGTCTTCCAGTTAGAGGACAACGAACTAGAACCAATGCTCGTACTAGAAGAGGTTCTAGGAAGACAGTTGCAGGAAGGAAGAAATAA
- the rpmJ gene encoding 50S ribosomal protein L36, whose protein sequence is MKVRASVKKMCEKCRVIRRHGRVMVICTATQKHKQRQG, encoded by the coding sequence ATGAAAGTGCGCGCTTCAGTCAAAAAAATGTGTGAAAAGTGTCGGGTGATTCGTCGCCATGGCAGGGTAATGGTCATTTGTACCGCTACTCAAAAGCACAAGCAGCGTCAAGGTTGA
- a CDS encoding adenylate kinase, with protein MKNRLIFLGPPGAGKGTQANLICENYGFLHLSTGDLLREEVSSETKLGKAAESIMNKGELVSDGIVLSIVEKRLLNQEQGWLLDGFPRNLPQARLLNELLLKLKQPVQAVLLIDIDDETLARRMLSRGRKDDTEAVIRNRLKIYRDITSPLVNHYENIGILKSVNGCGTIEDVNSQIKEQLR; from the coding sequence AGGTACTCAGGCAAATTTGATTTGCGAAAACTACGGTTTTTTGCATTTATCTACTGGTGATTTATTGCGAGAAGAGGTTTCTTCCGAGACGAAGCTAGGCAAAGCTGCTGAATCCATAATGAATAAAGGTGAACTTGTTAGTGATGGAATTGTTTTATCTATTGTTGAGAAAAGATTGTTGAATCAAGAACAAGGCTGGCTTCTAGATGGTTTTCCTCGCAATCTTCCTCAGGCTAGATTGTTGAATGAATTACTTTTAAAACTTAAACAACCTGTTCAGGCAGTACTTTTAATAGATATAGATGATGAGACACTTGCTAGAAGGATGCTTTCACGAGGCAGAAAGGATGATACAGAAGCTGTAATCAGAAACAGACTCAAGATATATAGAGATATAACTTCTCCATTGGTAAATCACTATGAAAATATAGGAATACTTAAGTCTGTAAATGGTTGTGGCACTATTGAAGATGTGAATAGTCAGATCAAAGAACAATTACGTTGA